A stretch of the Streptomyces venezuelae genome encodes the following:
- a CDS encoding helix-turn-helix domain-containing protein codes for MVSHAQWKLTRDRKIAEGLTESPEVTRRREEIRLAFELGQAVYDRRAELGISQTELARRAGMTQPQVSKLELGGTVPTVPLLARLARAMESELNLTLVGETSRVAFTAVADEAA; via the coding sequence ATGGTCAGCCACGCTCAGTGGAAGCTCACCCGTGACAGGAAGATCGCCGAGGGGCTTACCGAAAGCCCCGAGGTGACCAGGCGCCGCGAGGAGATCCGGCTCGCGTTCGAACTTGGGCAGGCCGTTTACGACCGGCGGGCCGAGCTCGGGATTTCGCAGACCGAGCTGGCCCGGCGGGCCGGGATGACCCAGCCGCAGGTTTCGAAGCTGGAGCTCGGCGGGACCGTGCCGACCGTGCCGTTGCTCGCCCGGCTCGCCCGGGCCATGGAGTCCGAGCTGAACCTCACGCTGGTCGGCGAAACCTCACGGGTGGCGTTCACCGCCGTTGCGGACGAGGCGGCCTGA
- a CDS encoding thiamine pyrophosphate-binding protein, protein MTHDHDLVLRPTEAQRAAALAPPPGRTGGDLVVETLRGLGTTTAFGIPGQHALALFDAVGRSDLRLITLRVENNAAFAADAYGRLTGEATPLLLSTGPGALTALPALAEAAAASAPVLAISSQVPVAGLGGGRRGHLHELRDQSASFREVVKSVHIARTQSQIPSVIAEAWESALTAPHGPVWVEIPEDVLRAETVLPQVTVGDATPHELAPRPELTALAAHWLETAARPVIIAGGGVIRSDAAGKLKQLAERLSAPVVTTFGGKGAFPWTHPLSLQSWLEDRHMTDFLEDADVLLVVGSGLGELSSNYHTFFPGGRVIQIEADLGKLESNHPALGIHADARLALQALLETAGEREDPYAPERVRLVLAEIAARLASQGLGQEQGLEQQLLTSIRSALPPRSPSFWDMTILSYWAWSAFDARHPNTMHSAQGAGGLGYAFPAALGACVAEPGTPVLAVSGDGGAMYSLAELATAKQHELDVTWLIVDDGGYGILREYMTDAYGRPTATELTRPDFVALAASFGIPAATTTPESLADDLKRSLATPGPSVLVLPTTLRMFAPTHL, encoded by the coding sequence GTGACGCACGACCACGACCTGGTACTCCGTCCCACCGAGGCCCAGCGGGCGGCAGCGCTCGCGCCGCCGCCCGGCCGGACCGGCGGAGACCTGGTCGTGGAAACGCTGCGCGGCCTGGGCACGACCACCGCGTTCGGCATCCCCGGGCAGCATGCGCTCGCCCTCTTCGACGCCGTCGGCCGCTCCGACCTGCGCCTGATCACCCTGCGGGTGGAGAACAACGCCGCCTTCGCGGCCGATGCATACGGGCGGCTGACCGGCGAGGCGACCCCGCTGCTGCTGTCCACCGGGCCGGGCGCACTGACCGCCCTGCCGGCCCTGGCGGAGGCGGCTGCCGCCTCCGCGCCCGTACTGGCCATCTCCTCCCAGGTGCCGGTGGCGGGCCTGGGCGGCGGCCGGCGCGGCCATCTGCACGAGCTGCGGGACCAGTCGGCCTCCTTCCGCGAGGTGGTGAAATCGGTCCACATCGCCCGGACCCAGTCCCAGATCCCGTCGGTGATCGCCGAGGCCTGGGAGTCCGCGCTCACCGCCCCGCACGGTCCGGTCTGGGTGGAGATCCCCGAGGACGTGCTCCGCGCGGAGACGGTGCTCCCACAGGTCACGGTCGGGGACGCGACCCCGCACGAGCTCGCCCCGCGGCCCGAGCTGACCGCGCTGGCCGCGCACTGGCTGGAGACGGCGGCCCGGCCGGTGATCATCGCGGGCGGCGGGGTCATCCGCTCCGACGCGGCGGGCAAGCTGAAACAGCTCGCGGAGCGTCTCAGCGCCCCGGTGGTGACCACCTTCGGCGGCAAGGGCGCCTTCCCGTGGACCCACCCGCTGTCTCTCCAGTCCTGGCTGGAGGACCGCCATATGACGGACTTCCTGGAGGACGCGGACGTCCTGCTGGTGGTCGGCTCGGGCCTGGGCGAACTGTCCTCGAACTACCACACCTTCTTCCCCGGCGGCCGGGTGATCCAGATCGAGGCGGACCTCGGCAAGCTGGAGTCCAACCATCCCGCGCTGGGCATCCACGCCGATGCGCGGCTCGCCCTGCAGGCGCTGCTGGAGACGGCCGGGGAGCGCGAGGACCCGTACGCGCCGGAGCGGGTCCGGCTGGTCCTCGCCGAGATCGCGGCCCGGCTGGCCTCCCAGGGCCTCGGCCAGGAGCAGGGCCTGGAGCAGCAGCTCCTGACCTCGATCCGGTCGGCGCTGCCGCCCCGCTCCCCGTCCTTCTGGGACATGACGATCCTGTCGTACTGGGCCTGGTCGGCCTTCGACGCGCGGCACCCCAACACCATGCACTCGGCGCAGGGCGCGGGCGGGCTGGGCTACGCCTTCCCGGCGGCGCTGGGCGCCTGCGTGGCCGAACCGGGGACCCCGGTACTGGCGGTCTCCGGGGACGGCGGCGCGATGTACTCCCTCGCCGAACTGGCCACCGCGAAGCAGCACGAGCTGGACGTGACCTGGCTGATCGTGGACGACGGCGGCTACGGCATCCTGCGCGAGTACATGACCGACGCGTACGGCCGGCCCACCGCGACCGAGCTCACCCGCCCGGACTTCGTCGCCCTGGCGGCCTCCTTCGGTATCCCGGCGGCGACCACCACCCCGGAATCCCTGGCGGACGACCTGAAACGCTCCCTCGCCACCCCGGGCCCCTCGGTCCTGGTCCTCCCGACCACCCTCCGCATGTTCGCCCCGACCCACCTGTGA
- a CDS encoding acyl-CoA dehydrogenase family protein, protein MRRTVFNEDHEAFRETIRAFIEAEVVPVYDEWFAAGQAPRDFYYKLGELGVFGINVPEEFGGAGLDTHKFEAVLYEETSRAGVNFGGSGVHVLLALPYIKMLADDEQKKRYLPKFVSGEEMWALAMTEPGTGSDVAGMKTTAKLSEDGTHYVLNGAKTFITGGVHADRVIVCARTSAPSAEDRRFGISLFAVDTKSEGYSIGRKLDKLGLRTSDTAELAFVDVKVPAEDLLGEENKGFYYLGANLPSERWGIAFGAYAQAKAAVRFAQQYVTERTVFGKPVAHFQNTKFELASCQAEVDAAEAVADRALEALDAGELTAAEAASAKLFCTEVAHRVIDKCLQLHGGYGYMNEYPIARLYADNRVNRIYGGTSEVMKSIIAKSMGL, encoded by the coding sequence GTGCGCCGTACGGTATTCAACGAGGACCACGAGGCGTTCCGCGAGACGATCCGCGCCTTCATCGAGGCCGAGGTCGTCCCCGTCTACGACGAGTGGTTCGCGGCCGGCCAGGCGCCGCGCGACTTCTACTACAAGCTCGGCGAGCTGGGCGTCTTCGGCATCAACGTGCCCGAGGAGTTCGGCGGGGCGGGCCTGGACACCCACAAGTTCGAGGCCGTCCTCTACGAGGAGACCTCGCGCGCGGGCGTCAACTTCGGCGGCTCCGGCGTGCACGTGCTGCTCGCCCTCCCCTACATCAAGATGCTCGCCGACGACGAGCAGAAGAAGCGCTACCTCCCCAAGTTCGTCTCCGGCGAGGAGATGTGGGCCCTGGCCATGACCGAGCCGGGCACCGGCTCGGACGTCGCGGGCATGAAGACCACCGCCAAGCTCTCCGAGGACGGCACGCACTACGTCCTCAACGGCGCCAAGACCTTCATCACCGGCGGTGTGCACGCCGACCGGGTGATCGTCTGCGCCCGTACCTCCGCCCCGTCGGCCGAGGACCGCCGCTTCGGCATCTCCCTCTTCGCCGTGGACACCAAGTCCGAGGGCTACTCCATCGGCCGCAAGCTGGACAAGCTGGGCCTGCGCACCTCCGACACCGCCGAGCTGGCGTTCGTCGACGTGAAGGTGCCGGCCGAGGACCTGCTCGGCGAGGAGAACAAGGGCTTCTACTACCTCGGCGCCAACCTGCCCTCCGAGCGCTGGGGCATCGCCTTCGGCGCGTACGCGCAGGCCAAGGCCGCCGTCCGGTTCGCCCAGCAGTACGTGACGGAGCGCACCGTCTTCGGCAAGCCGGTCGCGCACTTCCAGAACACCAAGTTCGAGCTGGCCTCCTGCCAGGCCGAGGTGGACGCCGCCGAGGCCGTCGCCGACCGCGCCCTGGAGGCCCTGGACGCCGGTGAGCTGACCGCCGCCGAGGCCGCCTCCGCGAAGCTGTTCTGCACCGAGGTCGCGCACCGGGTCATCGACAAGTGCCTCCAGCTGCACGGCGGCTACGGCTACATGAACGAGTACCCGATCGCCCGCCTCTACGCCGACAACCGCGTGAACCGCATCTACGGCGGCACCAGCGAGGTCATGAAGTCGATCATCGCCAAGTCGATGGGCCTGTAA
- a CDS encoding type II toxin-antitoxin system RelE/ParE family toxin, with protein MDEPFDIEIEPEVRLWLMNLSDADYLVAEHVVGLLLDSPTTLGEPYARHLGNGVRELRFDLGHDREAVRISYWLAPGRRIVLLTVFRKTKQREEAQVARAKLAKEHCKAEHGHATDVYIRDTKDGAL; from the coding sequence ATGGACGAGCCATTCGACATCGAGATCGAGCCGGAGGTCCGGCTGTGGCTGATGAACCTTTCGGACGCGGACTACCTGGTGGCCGAGCATGTGGTCGGGCTACTGCTGGACAGTCCCACCACTCTGGGAGAGCCGTATGCGCGACATCTGGGGAACGGGGTCCGCGAACTGCGGTTCGATCTGGGGCACGACCGCGAGGCCGTACGCATCTCGTACTGGCTTGCCCCGGGACGACGGATCGTCCTTCTGACGGTCTTCCGTAAAACGAAGCAGCGCGAGGAGGCCCAGGTGGCACGCGCGAAACTGGCCAAGGAACACTGCAAGGCCGAGCACGGTCACGCAACTGACGTCTACATCCGTGACACGAAGGACGGAGCGCTGTAA
- a CDS encoding helix-turn-helix domain-containing protein yields the protein MGSIYGDWLRTQRKAAGLTQQDLADAAIMTRTHIAHIEGGRRVPSQEDARRLDQALNTGNVLSSFLPQDDDTVANYFEPARQLEQQAIEIHEFALSYVPGILQTESYARAVIGGGYPPKSDEERDRHVVTRLERSKILDDPVTPVVWALLDEAVLRRPFGGPEVMASQIGHILALTENGRIRTHVMPLGLGGYPLLDGMLSLMWFEDQPPAAYSEGVSIGRVHDSPHLVRQLQARYALALGDALPQRESLALMRTIAKEYEQHE from the coding sequence ATGGGCAGCATCTACGGCGACTGGCTGAGGACCCAGCGGAAGGCGGCGGGCCTGACGCAGCAGGACCTGGCGGACGCGGCGATCATGACGCGGACGCACATCGCCCACATCGAGGGCGGACGCAGAGTCCCGTCTCAGGAGGACGCCAGGCGCCTGGACCAGGCCCTGAACACGGGAAACGTGCTGAGCAGTTTCCTTCCGCAGGACGACGACACGGTCGCGAACTACTTCGAGCCCGCCCGCCAGCTGGAGCAGCAGGCCATCGAGATCCACGAGTTCGCGCTGTCGTACGTACCCGGCATCCTCCAGACGGAGAGCTACGCACGTGCGGTGATCGGTGGGGGGTATCCCCCAAAGAGTGACGAGGAGCGTGACCGGCACGTCGTCACGCGGCTTGAGCGGTCCAAAATCCTTGACGATCCAGTGACGCCCGTCGTGTGGGCGCTGCTGGATGAGGCGGTGCTGCGGCGCCCGTTCGGCGGACCTGAGGTCATGGCCAGTCAGATCGGGCACATCCTGGCGCTGACCGAGAACGGGCGGATCCGAACGCATGTGATGCCGCTCGGCCTCGGCGGGTACCCGCTTCTTGACGGCATGCTGTCGCTCATGTGGTTCGAGGACCAGCCGCCTGCCGCGTACAGCGAGGGGGTGTCCATCGGCAGGGTGCACGATTCTCCGCACCTGGTCCGGCAGTTGCAGGCCAGATACGCTCTGGCCCTGGGCGATGCGCTCCCGCAGAGGGAGTCCTTGGCCCTCATGAGGACGATCGCGAAGGAATACGAGCAGCATGAATGA
- a CDS encoding FUSC family protein — protein MPGTSGKPGTSEALPTPWSRALRERIAPAGRLVVCAAVPWYLCLWFGTSTAPVPAALPAVLILRADLFAAPRLALERLVGVVVGVLLSVTVLHWLPVSSASFMLVLLCGTAGMYLLRHDGSPNQQVLITALMIYTTPVAGYPLARLVESAVGIAVVALLGPLLWPPDPYREAAAGLEAYRADLGARLERISGRLRTPRAPGEPYAAESFALWHRPYELSAALDRRARRLRLPTAPPDGLRDRLRLAGRTALSLQYFTRELEARDPGPEDRAVRELAPVLEATARALDTALRGDGHSAGPPAGLEAELRRATELEAAHRAAHPGSGDALLRSGLRLTQQALAGQPPAPGP, from the coding sequence ATGCCTGGCACATCCGGTAAGCCCGGTACGTCCGAAGCCCTGCCCACCCCATGGAGCCGCGCCCTCCGGGAGCGCATCGCGCCGGCCGGGCGGCTGGTCGTGTGCGCCGCCGTCCCCTGGTACCTGTGCCTGTGGTTCGGGACGAGCACCGCGCCCGTGCCCGCCGCCCTGCCCGCCGTACTGATCCTCCGGGCGGACCTGTTCGCCGCACCCCGGCTGGCCCTGGAGCGTCTGGTGGGGGTGGTGGTGGGCGTGCTGCTGAGCGTGACCGTGCTGCACTGGCTGCCGGTGTCCTCGGCCTCGTTCATGCTCGTCCTGCTGTGCGGCACCGCCGGGATGTACCTGTTGCGCCACGACGGCTCCCCCAACCAGCAGGTGCTGATCACCGCGCTGATGATCTACACCACCCCGGTGGCCGGCTACCCCCTGGCCCGCCTGGTGGAGAGCGCGGTCGGCATCGCCGTCGTGGCCCTCCTCGGCCCGCTGCTGTGGCCGCCCGACCCGTACCGGGAGGCGGCGGCCGGCCTGGAGGCGTACCGGGCGGACCTCGGCGCCCGGCTGGAGCGGATCTCCGGGCGGCTCCGCACGCCCCGGGCCCCCGGCGAGCCGTACGCCGCCGAGTCCTTCGCCCTGTGGCACCGCCCGTACGAACTGTCCGCCGCCCTGGACCGCAGGGCGCGCCGGCTCCGCCTGCCCACCGCACCGCCGGACGGCCTGCGCGACCGGCTGCGGCTGGCCGGGCGTACGGCGCTCAGCCTCCAGTACTTCACCCGGGAACTGGAGGCCAGAGATCCAGGACCCGAGGACCGGGCGGTACGCGAGCTCGCTCCGGTACTGGAGGCCACCGCCCGGGCCCTGGACACGGCCCTGCGCGGCGACGGCCACTCGGCCGGGCCGCCGGCCGGGCTGGAGGCCGAGCTGCGCCGCGCCACCGAGCTGGAGGCCGCGCACCGGGCCGCCCACCCCGGCAGCGGGGACGCCCTGCTGCGTTCCGGGCTCCGCCTCACCCAGCAGGCCCTCGCCGGGCAGCCCCCCGCGCCCGGCCCCTGA
- a CDS encoding DUF397 domain-containing protein, with protein sequence MNEHTVMDAASLTGWRKSSYSNSESGSCVEVRDGHTAAVPVRDSKNPHGPALLIPAAAWTAFVKAL encoded by the coding sequence ATGAATGAGCACACCGTCATGGACGCCGCATCGCTGACCGGCTGGCGCAAGTCCTCCTACAGCAACAGTGAATCCGGCAGCTGCGTCGAGGTCCGGGACGGCCACACCGCCGCCGTGCCCGTCCGGGACTCCAAGAACCCGCACGGGCCCGCCCTCCTCATCCCCGCCGCCGCGTGGACGGCCTTCGTCAAGGCCCTGTGA
- a CDS encoding PucR family transcriptional regulator, with amino-acid sequence MQTSPGSHGAAAPAAPPTPAVGLAALLGERELGLRLVAGPPEAAVHGVHASEMADPTPYLLGGELLLTAGAWTGDPAAYVARLAGSGVAALGFGVTPVHERVPEALLTACAKAALPLVEVEPGTPFTAVARTVWRLMAESRTRELRRVTTAQQSLAAAASRPDPVPAVLTRLAAALDGHVELLPGGARPVGSSERMPPPEVRTALAALAARVGGAGPATATDTTAGWHLSAYALTRRPEGPEPPTAAVLGVAVPGARGAGDHTIASVAAVLLSLLTAERPATPGPEAAALTRVLLGDPGAGAGALPGPGPWTVVHATGTGDPAALAAALGTGLAAPGAPGTPGAPGPVRLITARDPAPQPGWRLGVSAPAGADGLVSADAQAAGALRRAEAARAPLVRHQEGGLASLVPPAEAAAHARALLAPLSPAQADTLRAWLAHHGSWDRTATALGIHRNTVRQRVARCAVLLGRDLDDPDVRMELWFALRQ; translated from the coding sequence ATGCAGACCTCTCCCGGCTCTCACGGAGCGGCAGCCCCGGCCGCACCGCCGACGCCCGCCGTGGGGCTGGCCGCGCTGCTCGGCGAGCGGGAGCTGGGGCTGCGGCTGGTCGCCGGGCCGCCGGAGGCCGCGGTGCACGGCGTACACGCCTCCGAGATGGCCGACCCGACCCCGTACCTGCTGGGCGGCGAACTGCTACTGACGGCGGGCGCCTGGACCGGGGACCCGGCCGCGTACGTGGCCCGGCTCGCCGGGTCCGGGGTCGCAGCCCTCGGCTTCGGCGTGACCCCGGTGCACGAGCGGGTCCCGGAGGCGCTGCTCACCGCCTGCGCGAAGGCCGCGCTGCCCCTGGTGGAGGTGGAGCCGGGTACTCCGTTCACGGCGGTCGCCCGCACGGTGTGGCGGCTGATGGCGGAGTCCCGTACCCGCGAACTGCGCCGGGTGACCACCGCCCAGCAGTCCCTGGCCGCCGCCGCGTCCCGCCCGGACCCGGTCCCGGCGGTACTGACCCGGCTGGCGGCGGCCCTGGACGGCCACGTCGAACTCCTGCCGGGCGGGGCCCGCCCGGTGGGCTCGTCGGAGCGGATGCCGCCGCCGGAGGTCCGTACGGCCCTGGCGGCGCTCGCCGCACGGGTGGGCGGCGCGGGCCCGGCGACGGCCACGGACACCACGGCGGGCTGGCACCTCTCCGCGTACGCGCTCACCCGCCGCCCGGAAGGACCGGAACCGCCCACCGCCGCCGTACTGGGGGTGGCGGTGCCCGGGGCGCGCGGGGCCGGGGACCACACCATCGCGTCCGTCGCCGCCGTACTGCTCAGCCTGCTCACCGCCGAGCGGCCCGCCACGCCCGGACCGGAGGCCGCCGCCCTGACGCGGGTGCTGCTCGGCGACCCGGGGGCGGGAGCCGGCGCGCTGCCCGGGCCGGGCCCCTGGACCGTTGTCCACGCCACCGGTACGGGCGACCCGGCGGCGCTCGCCGCGGCCCTCGGGACCGGGCTCGCGGCGCCGGGCGCGCCCGGAACCCCCGGCGCGCCCGGCCCCGTACGCCTGATCACCGCCCGGGACCCGGCCCCGCAGCCGGGCTGGCGGCTCGGGGTCAGCGCGCCCGCCGGCGCCGACGGGCTGGTCTCGGCGGACGCCCAGGCCGCCGGCGCGCTGCGCAGGGCCGAGGCGGCCCGGGCCCCGCTGGTCCGCCACCAGGAAGGGGGTCTGGCCTCCCTGGTCCCGCCCGCGGAGGCCGCGGCCCACGCCCGCGCCCTGCTGGCCCCGCTCAGCCCGGCGCAGGCCGACACGCTGCGGGCCTGGCTGGCCCATCACGGCAGCTGGGACCGGACCGCGACCGCCCTCGGAATCCACCGCAACACCGTCCGCCAGCGCGTGGCACGCTGCGCCGTCCTGCTGGGCCGGGACCTGGACGACCCGGACGTCCGGATGGAGCTGTGGTTCGCCCTGCGTCAGTAG
- the speB gene encoding agmatinase yields MSTQPRGPVDSSRIPRYAGPATFARLPRLDEVGSADVAVVGVPFDSGVSYRPGARFGGNAIREASRLLRPYNPAQDASPFALAQVADAGDIAVNPFNINEAVETVEAAADDLLNAGSRLMTLGGDHTIALPLLRSVAKKHGPVALLHFDAHLDTWDTYFGAEYTHGTPFRRAVEEGILDTEALSHVGTRGPLYGKQDLDDDAKMGFGIVTSADVYRRGADEVADQLRQRIGDRPLYISIDIDVLDPAHAPGTGTPEAGGMTSRELLEIIRGLSSCNLVSADVVEVAPAYDHAEITSVAASHTAYELTTIMSRQIAAAKANPKGE; encoded by the coding sequence ATGAGCACGCAGCCGCGCGGCCCCGTCGATTCCTCCCGCATCCCGCGGTACGCCGGGCCGGCCACCTTCGCCCGGCTGCCCCGACTGGACGAGGTCGGCTCCGCCGACGTCGCCGTCGTCGGCGTGCCCTTCGACTCCGGCGTCTCCTACCGCCCCGGCGCCCGCTTCGGCGGCAACGCCATCCGCGAGGCCTCCCGTCTGCTGCGCCCGTACAACCCGGCCCAGGACGCCTCCCCCTTCGCCCTCGCGCAGGTCGCGGACGCCGGCGACATCGCCGTGAACCCCTTCAACATCAACGAGGCGGTCGAGACGGTCGAGGCCGCCGCCGACGACCTGCTGAACGCCGGCTCCCGCCTGATGACCCTCGGCGGCGACCACACCATCGCGCTGCCCCTGCTCCGCTCGGTCGCGAAGAAGCACGGCCCGGTGGCCCTGCTGCACTTCGACGCGCACCTGGACACCTGGGACACCTACTTCGGCGCCGAGTACACCCACGGCACCCCGTTCCGCCGCGCCGTGGAGGAGGGCATCCTCGACACCGAGGCGCTGTCCCACGTCGGCACCCGCGGCCCGCTGTACGGCAAGCAGGACCTCGACGACGACGCCAAGATGGGCTTCGGCATCGTGACCTCCGCGGACGTCTACCGCCGTGGCGCCGACGAGGTCGCCGACCAGCTGCGCCAGCGCATCGGCGACCGTCCGCTGTACATCTCCATCGACATCGACGTGCTCGACCCGGCCCACGCGCCCGGCACCGGCACGCCGGAGGCGGGCGGCATGACCTCCCGCGAGCTGCTGGAGATCATCCGCGGTCTTTCCTCCTGCAACCTGGTCTCCGCGGACGTGGTCGAGGTCGCCCCGGCGTACGATCACGCCGAGATCACCTCGGTCGCGGCCTCCCACACCGCGTACGAGCTGACGACGATCATGTCGCGGCAGATCGCGGCGGCGAAGGCGAACCCGAAGGGCGAGTAA
- a CDS encoding caspase domain-containing protein, with protein MSSRLPDVERSRAVLVGLSRYDHHPALESVDGNLRALHRILLSPDHLGLPPEHCQVVRDPGNADEAMAALESAADRATDTLIFYYAGHGFADEDGLYLGLTGTRHRPGSERYNAVHYEWVRRAVLMGQAQAAQRIIILDCCYSGRAASEATASVMGSVNTDVQGTVVWAATSPSRPLAKAPADADYTAFTGELIRTLETGVEGAAGVLDMDTIFHRVSRDLVAKGFPLPDRHNHALGGQLALVRNRAGAVAPAPVPTTPAGTAAAVPAPGASASWEPFTWGPMRTDLLIVEGDGESTIPETSLHVRAVDEGVELPEELAEWRDEIAAEQDGLKAAGKPYFWNGLNYAVERITIGRVAETESPEIYIQFQNSDYYTFLATQQLDRQFRDGSTPKSRYIDPYEDPLDVEPFMSSSFGTNVAVITRDEKLIVSRRSQMVGSHPGTWNSSANEALSRVVDNSARQAPNIFNVARRGLSEELALSTDEYRLSMLALTIDKSTHQWGALFLARLRRVTSREFVERRSRGVSDKWEHDRHELVDFEIEPVIRFIFDPERAGLWSPTAPGLFYLALVNKYGRVAVERESKRLLGDGVTGP; from the coding sequence GTGAGCTCCAGGCTTCCCGACGTCGAGCGCTCGCGCGCGGTACTGGTCGGCCTCTCCCGGTACGACCACCACCCGGCCCTGGAATCGGTGGACGGGAACCTCCGGGCGCTGCACCGCATCCTGCTCAGCCCCGACCACCTCGGCCTGCCGCCCGAGCACTGCCAGGTGGTACGCGACCCGGGCAACGCCGACGAGGCGATGGCCGCCCTGGAATCGGCCGCCGACCGGGCCACCGACACGCTGATCTTCTACTACGCCGGCCACGGCTTCGCCGACGAGGACGGCCTCTACCTCGGCCTCACCGGCACCCGGCACCGCCCCGGCTCCGAGCGGTACAACGCCGTCCACTACGAGTGGGTGCGCCGTGCCGTCCTGATGGGCCAGGCCCAGGCCGCCCAGCGGATCATCATCCTCGACTGCTGCTACAGCGGGCGCGCCGCCAGCGAGGCCACGGCGAGCGTGATGGGATCGGTCAACACCGACGTGCAGGGGACGGTGGTGTGGGCCGCCACCAGCCCGAGCCGGCCCCTCGCGAAGGCACCGGCGGACGCCGACTACACCGCGTTCACCGGGGAACTCATCCGCACCCTGGAGACGGGAGTCGAGGGCGCCGCCGGGGTGCTCGACATGGACACGATCTTCCACCGGGTCAGCCGCGACCTGGTCGCCAAGGGCTTCCCCCTGCCCGACCGGCACAACCACGCGCTGGGCGGCCAGCTGGCCCTCGTACGCAACCGGGCCGGCGCGGTCGCTCCCGCCCCGGTGCCCACCACGCCGGCCGGTACCGCCGCAGCGGTGCCGGCGCCCGGGGCGAGCGCCTCCTGGGAACCGTTCACCTGGGGCCCGATGCGGACCGATCTGCTCATCGTGGAAGGGGACGGGGAGAGCACCATCCCCGAGACCTCGCTGCACGTCAGGGCCGTGGACGAGGGCGTGGAGCTGCCGGAGGAGCTCGCCGAGTGGCGCGACGAGATCGCGGCGGAACAGGACGGCCTGAAGGCGGCGGGCAAGCCGTACTTCTGGAACGGCCTCAACTACGCCGTCGAACGGATCACGATCGGGCGGGTCGCCGAGACCGAATCCCCGGAGATCTACATTCAGTTCCAGAACTCCGACTACTACACCTTCCTTGCCACCCAGCAGCTCGACCGGCAGTTCCGGGACGGCAGCACGCCCAAGAGCCGGTACATCGACCCGTACGAGGACCCGCTCGACGTCGAGCCGTTCATGAGTTCGTCGTTCGGTACGAACGTCGCGGTGATCACGCGCGACGAGAAGCTGATCGTGTCGCGGCGCAGCCAGATGGTGGGATCGCACCCGGGGACGTGGAACTCCTCGGCCAACGAGGCGCTGTCCCGGGTGGTCGACAACTCCGCCCGCCAGGCGCCCAACATCTTCAACGTGGCGCGTCGCGGGCTCAGCGAGGAGCTGGCGCTGAGCACGGACGAGTACCGGCTGAGCATGCTGGCGCTGACCATCGACAAGAGCACCCACCAGTGGGGCGCGCTGTTCCTGGCCCGGCTGCGCCGGGTGACCTCGCGCGAGTTCGTGGAACGGCGCTCGCGCGGGGTCTCCGACAAGTGGGAGCACGACCGGCACGAGCTCGTGGACTTCGAGATCGAGCCGGTGATCCGCTTCATCTTCGACCCCGAGCGGGCGGGCCTGTGGTCGCCGACCGCGCCGGGGCTGTTCTACCTCGCCCTGGTCAACAAATACGGGCGGGTCGCGGTGGAACGGGAGAGCAAGCGGCTGCTGGGTGACGGCGTCACAGGGCCTTGA